A window of the Candidatus Nitrosotalea okcheonensis genome harbors these coding sequences:
- a CDS encoding succinate dehydrogenase codes for MAENFSNREGIKGMLNPTRYGLLRFAYWLQRLTGLGLLAYLIGHIYETSAIIHGKIAWQQMLNITGGLTGNLVLVIVIGMCVYHTGNGIRVMISSSGNGLGKPGQPEYPYKPSSLNYKQRLCIWVSIALAALAMMYGAAVLFGD; via the coding sequence ATGGCTGAAAATTTTTCTAATAGGGAGGGCATCAAGGGAATGCTCAATCCTACAAGATATGGTCTTCTTCGTTTTGCATATTGGCTTCAGCGGTTGACAGGACTTGGTTTGCTTGCTTATCTGATAGGGCACATTTACGAGACTAGTGCTATAATTCATGGTAAAATCGCATGGCAACAAATGCTTAACATCACAGGGGGTCTGACAGGTAATCTTGTTTTGGTGATTGTCATAGGAATGTGTGTCTATCACACAGGTAATGGTATTAGAGTCATGATAAGCTCGAGTGGAAATGGCCTTGGCAAACCAGGTCAACCAGAATATCCATACAAACCATCGTCGTTGAATTATAAGCAAAGACTTTGCATTTGGGTATCAATAGCATTAGCTGCACTTGCAATGATGTATGGAGCAGCTGTATTGTTTGGTGATTAA
- a CDS encoding MarR family transcriptional regulator has product MVTDKDIVNKDIVNKEKGNNQNADNIISSPTSNKNLVQILVEKENIEIYNPDLGANDHKILLLLNDNSELNHYYTFKGIMRKINLHQQSLSRSLQRLESLELIEKTMMGYKITKECKTQLSKRREANFSSIPIKIPIESAGFTQLIQTHVPCDLMTHDIVAALTGKWFDTLRWLGLVEGDNEYLLQWISTDHKVLVNLRILSRYIIIETNATNEKDRMESMISSYKILDYATKLAKNKINRCSSTQYELDIFD; this is encoded by the coding sequence TTGGTTACCGACAAGGATATAGTAAACAAGGATATAGTAAACAAGGAAAAAGGAAATAATCAAAATGCTGACAACATTATCTCATCCCCTACTAGCAACAAGAATCTTGTACAAATACTCGTAGAGAAAGAAAATATCGAAATCTACAATCCTGACCTTGGTGCAAATGACCATAAAATTCTCTTGCTGCTAAATGATAACAGCGAATTAAATCATTATTACACATTCAAAGGCATAATGAGAAAAATAAATCTTCACCAACAGAGTCTTTCAAGATCTTTGCAGAGACTAGAGTCATTAGAATTAATTGAAAAGACAATGATGGGTTACAAAATAACGAAAGAGTGTAAAACACAATTATCAAAAAGACGTGAAGCAAACTTTTCTAGTATCCCAATTAAAATTCCAATTGAAAGTGCTGGTTTTACACAATTAATTCAAACACATGTCCCATGTGATCTTATGACACATGACATAGTTGCTGCTTTGACAGGAAAATGGTTTGATACTCTTCGATGGCTTGGGCTTGTAGAAGGTGATAATGAATATCTTTTACAATGGATAAGTACAGATCACAAAGTTCTAGTAAATCTTCGCATATTATCTAGATACATAATTATTGAAACTAATGCAACAAATGAAAAAGACAGGATGGAATCCATGATCTCTTCCTATAAGATACTTGATTATGCTACAAAACTTGCAAAGAACAAAATCAATAGATGTAGTTCTACACAATACGAGCTTGATATATTTGATTAA
- a CDS encoding YncE family protein, whose protein sequence is MALKFRNYIDLPSHDSGGFDHADIHLSSGKVFLAHTANGTVEIINGLKNCHLATIRGCPEASGVLCAQSENLIFVASRGKGKVLVIDANSNNVLRELKVGPKPNGLAWDSVRKQLLVADTEKYQAMILDPYSGEYLYTIILPGRPRWCTYDKRSDLFLVNIRDPPGLSLIEPKTRSQKNFLSVSALGPHGLDLDSVGHAFIACDAKKLVLIDIENGREISSVSIGGEPDVIWYNKSMIRLYCAIGKPGIIEAIDSKEFSISERIKTEEGAHTLAFNSNMQLLYVFLPKSCRVAVYEETG, encoded by the coding sequence ATGGCACTAAAGTTTAGAAACTACATTGACCTGCCCAGTCATGATTCTGGTGGATTCGATCATGCTGATATTCATCTTTCAAGTGGCAAAGTATTTCTTGCACACACTGCAAACGGGACCGTTGAGATAATAAATGGTTTGAAGAACTGTCATCTTGCCACAATCCGAGGCTGTCCTGAGGCAAGCGGTGTTCTATGTGCACAGAGTGAAAATCTCATATTTGTAGCATCCAGAGGTAAGGGCAAGGTCCTAGTCATAGATGCAAATAGTAACAATGTCTTAAGAGAGTTAAAGGTAGGGCCAAAACCTAATGGTTTAGCTTGGGATTCAGTACGTAAACAGCTGCTCGTAGCAGATACAGAGAAATATCAAGCCATGATACTTGATCCATATTCTGGAGAATATCTTTATACGATAATTCTTCCAGGAAGACCTCGCTGGTGCACATATGATAAGAGATCCGATTTGTTTCTAGTAAATATTCGAGATCCACCCGGACTTTCCTTAATTGAACCAAAGACTAGAAGTCAGAAGAATTTTCTGTCTGTCTCAGCACTTGGTCCTCATGGTCTAGATCTTGATAGTGTTGGACATGCATTCATCGCATGTGATGCAAAAAAACTTGTTCTGATTGACATAGAAAATGGCCGCGAGATTTCATCGGTATCAATAGGTGGAGAACCAGATGTGATTTGGTATAACAAATCCATGATACGTCTCTACTGTGCAATAGGAAAACCCGGAATAATTGAGGCAATAGATTCCAAGGAATTTTCAATAAGCGAAAGAATCAAAACTGAAGAGGGTGCACATACGCTTGCCTTTAATTCCAACATGCAGCTTCTCTATGTATTTCTGCCAAAAAGTTGTCGTGTAGCAGTGTATGAAGAAACAGGATAG
- a CDS encoding CBS domain-containing protein produces MSTALDIMSKKLVTLDSTVSASEVAKIMDKNNVSCIVLTKNEKLQGIVTERDFLSKVMIPAKKLHELAASEIMTSPITVVSLLTPVNEIAQKMLDNKIRRVVVVDGERPLGIITVTDFVKHIHTILSDSENSKIQFYRNLFEDYEDGIN; encoded by the coding sequence ATGAGTACAGCATTGGACATAATGAGTAAGAAACTTGTCACTCTTGATTCAACTGTTTCTGCCTCAGAGGTTGCAAAAATAATGGACAAAAACAATGTAAGCTGTATAGTACTTACAAAAAATGAAAAACTTCAGGGCATAGTGACAGAAAGAGATTTTTTATCCAAAGTTATGATACCAGCCAAAAAACTTCATGAGTTAGCAGCAAGTGAAATCATGACTTCTCCCATTACAGTTGTATCTCTCCTTACTCCAGTAAATGAAATAGCACAAAAAATGCTTGATAACAAAATCAGAAGAGTGGTTGTCGTAGATGGCGAACGACCACTGGGGATAATCACAGTTACAGATTTTGTGAAACACATCCATACAATATTGTCAGATTCTGAAAATTCTAAAATACAATTTTATAGAAATTTGTTTGAAGATTACGAAGATGGGATTAATTAG
- a CDS encoding outer membrane protein assembly factor BamB family protein — protein MLRFTKLAIVVPILVILMMPTIDVFPIVNALTKNTFDDSHTTARFGNSKVCGDHLCAPGEHQKMIEAMMQAQRTKYVTPSTAANSPLQSAPSNISQDVFNKHGNILISDQFNNRVIEVNPVTKDIVWSFGSGNSSLCNPGPGAIIGTNDAERLSDGLTLIAGTGLPAGALGSMSKGCVDNRVIVVNQAGQIVWQYGQAGVTGSDPNMLNAPVFAIQLPNHDILITDQGNNRIIEVNQQKQIVWSYGPSSGPGALNSPNSAELLPNGNILIADQNNNRAIEITHDGNIVWQYNTSLQAVAFASRLPDGHTLIVDSGHSHIVEINEQKSIVFQYFTNATSGSNSSPTPSNAVRLVNGETSIADQFNDRIIIIDSKGNTVFQYGMTNMTGVGTNELNAPYSAFVIGDYTGQTPPPSNSNFISHNFLNP, from the coding sequence ATGTTAAGATTTACAAAACTTGCCATTGTTGTACCAATACTTGTGATTCTAATGATGCCAACAATTGATGTATTTCCTATAGTTAATGCATTAACTAAAAACACATTTGATGACAGTCATACAACAGCACGTTTTGGAAATAGCAAAGTCTGTGGCGATCATCTCTGTGCACCGGGAGAACATCAGAAAATGATTGAAGCAATGATGCAAGCACAACGAACAAAATATGTTACACCTAGTACAGCTGCAAATTCACCTTTGCAATCCGCACCAAGCAACATCAGTCAAGATGTATTCAACAAACATGGAAACATTCTCATTTCAGACCAGTTCAACAATCGTGTTATTGAAGTAAATCCAGTTACCAAAGATATCGTGTGGAGTTTTGGTTCCGGGAATTCCAGTCTTTGCAATCCCGGACCTGGAGCAATCATAGGAACAAATGATGCAGAGAGACTTTCTGATGGGCTGACACTTATTGCTGGAACAGGCTTACCTGCAGGAGCATTAGGTTCTATGTCTAAGGGATGTGTAGACAATCGTGTAATAGTTGTGAATCAAGCAGGTCAAATTGTGTGGCAATATGGACAAGCTGGAGTTACAGGCTCTGATCCTAACATGCTTAATGCGCCGGTATTTGCAATCCAATTGCCTAATCATGATATACTAATCACTGATCAAGGGAACAATAGAATCATAGAAGTGAATCAGCAAAAACAAATAGTATGGTCGTATGGGCCTTCCTCAGGACCTGGCGCATTAAACAGTCCTAACAGTGCTGAATTGCTTCCAAATGGAAATATCTTGATCGCAGACCAAAATAATAACAGAGCAATTGAGATTACACATGATGGTAACATTGTGTGGCAGTATAACACAAGTTTACAAGCAGTTGCATTTGCAAGCAGACTGCCAGATGGTCATACCTTGATTGTTGACTCGGGCCATAGTCACATAGTTGAGATAAACGAGCAAAAAAGTATTGTCTTTCAATATTTCACCAACGCCACATCTGGAAGCAATTCATCTCCTACGCCTTCTAATGCAGTCAGACTTGTCAATGGAGAGACTAGCATTGCCGACCAATTCAATGATCGCATAATAATTATTGATTCCAAGGGGAACACTGTCTTTCAATATGGAATGACAAACATGACAGGAGTTGGAACTAATGAGTTAAATGCACCATATAGCGCATTTGTGATCGGAGATTACACAGGTCAGACACCTCCACCATCAAATTCCAATTTCATATCTCATAATTTTTTGAATCCTTAG
- a CDS encoding ribbon-helix-helix domain-containing protein, whose product MAKMKLTISIDAELVKWIDQQIKEKVFSSRSHGFEYAVSKLKKSHS is encoded by the coding sequence TTGGCAAAGATGAAACTTACCATCAGTATTGATGCAGAACTGGTAAAATGGATAGACCAACAAATTAAGGAAAAGGTGTTTTCTAGCAGGTCACATGGATTTGAATATGCAGTTTCAAAATTGAAAAAATCTCACAGCTAA
- a CDS encoding Lrp/AsnC family transcriptional regulator, which yields MDLQHRTNISKQLGPVMVFILINCEQGKEASIMEKLYSIKSIKEIQQISGNYDIIVKLEAITVDIIKETINWKIRKIDGIHSTTTLLCLPLSTENRQDVMEWH from the coding sequence ATGGATCTCCAACACCGTACAAACATATCCAAACAACTTGGCCCTGTCATGGTTTTCATATTGATAAATTGCGAACAGGGTAAAGAGGCATCAATAATGGAAAAACTTTATTCAATAAAATCTATAAAAGAAATACAACAAATTTCTGGAAATTATGATATCATTGTAAAACTAGAAGCAATAACTGTTGATATCATCAAAGAGACCATTAATTGGAAGATTCGCAAAATTGATGGAATTCATTCTACTACTACACTTCTATGTTTACCTTTATCAACTGAAAACAGACAAGATGTTATGGAATGGCACTAA
- a CDS encoding alpha/beta fold hydrolase — protein MSLATKTNTSNDVTKQASDYYYDYVFNWFDFALKYNSALFDAGSHALDTFFSSREGTAQNIEKNIRSSFDFTLRDDLNDDALASSMSDYVNSWIKLCGLFGYGQLTSNFYDFISYANKILEPLRDNINRTPSDIIHCSKTCCETSTLRDNGSTPSDAADVKGGFKIRHYKSDLAPKHKTPLLVIYSLINRHYILDLLPQVSVIRNLQKQGFDVYTTDWGTPSSFDKDLSLETYAEKYIGNAVEKIKEISGSEKISLFGYCWGGLFALIYSATHQENVKNLILHATPVDIEKEKTIIENWTAHLNADNLVDTCGNIPGWLLNLAFILRNPVETMLKYPRYFSEPRSLDEMTQFFAIETWLYDSRPIIGEVYREIVDQVYRKNLMIQNKMKVGSKTINLKEISVPVLDIIGTKDDLVPPSSSKSVLDAIGSADKRLVEFPTGHVGLCISTAAHEKLWPEVGKWLAQRS, from the coding sequence TTGTCGCTTGCAACCAAGACGAACACATCAAACGATGTAACAAAACAAGCCTCTGATTATTACTATGACTATGTCTTCAACTGGTTTGATTTTGCATTAAAGTACAACTCTGCACTCTTTGATGCAGGCTCACATGCACTGGATACTTTTTTTAGTTCAAGGGAAGGAACCGCACAAAATATTGAAAAAAACATTAGATCTTCTTTTGACTTTACACTTCGGGATGATCTAAACGACGATGCTTTGGCATCAAGCATGTCAGACTATGTTAATTCTTGGATAAAATTATGCGGTCTTTTTGGATATGGCCAACTCACTTCCAATTTTTATGATTTTATATCATATGCAAACAAAATACTAGAACCACTAAGGGACAACATCAACAGAACGCCATCTGATATCATCCATTGCTCCAAGACTTGTTGCGAAACATCAACCCTGAGAGACAATGGCAGTACACCATCTGATGCTGCAGATGTGAAGGGAGGCTTCAAGATACGTCATTATAAATCAGACCTGGCACCAAAACACAAGACGCCTCTACTAGTGATATATTCACTTATCAACAGACACTATATTCTGGATCTTCTTCCCCAAGTCAGTGTCATCAGAAATCTCCAAAAACAAGGCTTTGATGTTTATACAACAGATTGGGGAACTCCAAGCTCCTTTGACAAGGATCTATCCCTTGAGACATATGCTGAAAAATATATTGGAAACGCGGTAGAAAAAATCAAGGAAATAAGCGGATCTGAAAAAATATCCTTGTTTGGTTACTGCTGGGGAGGACTATTTGCCCTTATCTATTCAGCTACACATCAAGAAAATGTCAAGAATCTGATTTTACATGCTACTCCGGTAGATATAGAGAAGGAAAAGACGATAATAGAAAACTGGACTGCTCATCTCAATGCCGACAATCTGGTAGATACATGTGGAAACATCCCTGGCTGGCTTCTCAACTTGGCATTTATTCTGCGTAATCCCGTGGAGACAATGTTGAAGTACCCTAGATATTTTAGCGAACCACGAAGCCTCGACGAGATGACCCAGTTTTTTGCGATTGAGACATGGCTATACGACAGCAGACCGATAATAGGAGAAGTTTATCGTGAGATAGTGGATCAGGTATACAGGAAGAATCTGATGATACAAAATAAGATGAAAGTAGGTTCTAAAACAATAAACCTCAAAGAAATATCAGTACCAGTTCTTGACATAATTGGTACCAAAGATGACCTAGTGCCTCCGTCATCAAGTAAATCTGTACTTGATGCAATAGGCAGTGCTGACAAGAGACTCGTTGAATTTCCAACAGGTCATGTTGGTTTGTGTATAAGTACGGCAGCACATGAAAAATTATGGCCCGAAGTTGGAAAATGGCTTGCCCAAAGATCTTGA
- a CDS encoding ammonia monooxygenase, producing MVWLRRCTHYLFIVVVAVNSTLLTINSGDYIFYTDWAWTSYVIFTLSQSLMLAVGAAYYLTFTGVPGTATYYALIMTTYTWVAKGAWFSLGYPYSFITVPIWIPSAILMDLAFWATKRNKHSLILIGGVLCGMSMALFNMINLITIDDPLEMAFKYPRTTLPPYMTPIEPQVGKFYDSPVALGAGVSAVLTVTMTALGTKLTTWTYRWMAAWSKWD from the coding sequence ATGGTCTGGTTAAGAAGATGCACTCACTACTTATTCATAGTAGTGGTAGCAGTCAACTCAACCTTGTTGACAATCAACTCAGGAGACTACATATTCTACACTGATTGGGCATGGACATCTTATGTGATATTTACACTATCACAATCATTGATGCTCGCAGTCGGTGCAGCATATTACCTTACGTTCACTGGCGTGCCAGGAACCGCAACATACTATGCGCTAATAATGACAACGTATACATGGGTTGCAAAAGGTGCGTGGTTTTCCTTAGGATATCCATACAGCTTCATCACTGTACCAATATGGATTCCATCTGCAATATTGATGGATTTGGCATTTTGGGCAACAAAGAGAAACAAACACTCTTTGATCCTAATCGGTGGTGTGCTTTGTGGCATGTCAATGGCGTTGTTCAACATGATCAATCTAATCACAATAGATGATCCTCTTGAGATGGCTTTCAAATACCCCAGAACCACATTGCCTCCATACATGACACCAATAGAACCCCAAGTAGGAAAGTTCTATGATAGTCCCGTTGCGCTAGGTGCGGGTGTTAGTGCAGTTTTGACAGTAACAATGACTGCATTAGGAACTAAACTCACAACATGGACTTACAGGTGGATGGCAGCTTGGTCTAAGTGGGACTAA
- a CDS encoding type IV secretory system conjugative DNA transfer family protein, translating to MDTILINQNINRDQWFMLVDPHGTLAQDVLRMIPESKKDRVIYISLDTVRLWGKIVKINPLEVKSGSDRYVVAMNLVNALRNIYHDSWGPQLEALLRNGANALVEIEDSTLRDLVKIITDERMRSVFMNKVANRDVRHFWNVLFPQQYQKDAGRSAYNKLDKILSTPQVAAILDTAKSTIDFGDIMESDKWVIVDLSSGGSDDVISFLGTILINMVYVEARKRFGRPVGTTRSFFMYVDEAHLFAPFALRELLNTMRKANMKVTIATQTINTFPREFAKEISALVRTLVCFKVDLETANMFKTVMPVSVEQLTSMTQGRFAFYSQGNPQHTGLLMALPIVDRRKDWKELARYSVEKYGEPTSLQRYVMPTKSQHPSPQVTPLEATILLLLYNENRDMTKDEIYEFVYKMFPVNKRDVFSKLDDILVNQLHLVERKNTIFNDGGDKLAISYVLSGLAYNSFFSQTAIGRRAGSPLHQATIFLIMNMQQKTFKFCIPDLGDRAEQRPDLLIFELQRRKASKEITYDPLYWSEKIIAVEVEIDPTKHESQVVENFRKNFELGYDVWFIVFSDKHKQYVVDAMNKNNIARQFYNIAIIMPDVVGRLGNIHDNFISCLTGEELMVYNILKGSGTAQSIDYKAEFSACDVMKILWKLEQNGVTERGGIETKNAKFDLEGKNIAQAKRQECLISPGKDEKLGENLDSHNLEAEQKNDTAVLSDTKDKKPAGFDFSKLSDRGLKDLVLDLECGTFAKTLLENRGNYVYVKNGKVITRKKQR from the coding sequence GTGGATACCATACTGATAAACCAGAACATAAACAGAGATCAATGGTTCATGCTTGTTGACCCACATGGAACCTTGGCACAAGATGTACTAAGAATGATTCCGGAATCAAAAAAGGACCGCGTAATCTACATCAGTTTGGATACTGTGCGCTTGTGGGGAAAAATTGTAAAAATAAACCCACTTGAGGTAAAGAGTGGTAGTGACAGGTATGTTGTTGCCATGAATCTTGTAAATGCATTACGAAACATATATCACGATTCATGGGGTCCACAGCTTGAGGCCTTGCTACGAAATGGTGCAAATGCACTTGTAGAGATAGAAGACTCGACACTTAGAGACTTGGTAAAAATAATCACAGATGAGAGAATGCGTTCTGTTTTTATGAATAAAGTTGCAAACAGAGATGTCAGACATTTCTGGAATGTCTTGTTTCCTCAACAATATCAAAAAGATGCCGGTCGTTCAGCGTACAACAAACTTGACAAGATCTTGTCAACCCCTCAGGTAGCAGCAATACTTGACACTGCAAAATCAACGATTGACTTTGGGGATATAATGGAATCAGACAAGTGGGTAATAGTGGATTTATCAAGTGGCGGCTCTGACGATGTGATATCGTTCCTTGGGACTATTCTAATCAACATGGTCTATGTGGAAGCAAGAAAAAGGTTTGGAAGGCCTGTTGGTACAACAAGATCATTTTTCATGTATGTTGACGAGGCGCATCTTTTTGCCCCATTTGCGCTAAGGGAATTGCTAAACACAATGAGAAAGGCAAACATGAAAGTGACAATTGCGACACAAACCATCAATACATTCCCAAGGGAATTTGCAAAGGAGATATCTGCACTGGTTCGTACGCTAGTTTGCTTCAAAGTGGATTTGGAGACTGCAAACATGTTCAAGACTGTAATGCCAGTATCGGTAGAGCAACTCACATCCATGACGCAGGGAAGATTTGCCTTTTATTCCCAGGGGAATCCGCAACATACTGGATTGTTGATGGCACTTCCAATAGTTGATAGAAGAAAAGATTGGAAAGAATTGGCAAGATACAGTGTGGAAAAGTATGGCGAACCAACATCTCTTCAAAGATATGTCATGCCGACCAAGTCTCAACACCCGTCACCACAGGTAACACCACTTGAGGCAACAATCTTGCTCTTACTGTATAATGAAAATAGGGACATGACAAAAGATGAGATCTATGAATTTGTTTACAAAATGTTTCCAGTAAACAAGCGAGATGTTTTTTCAAAACTCGATGATATCCTAGTTAATCAATTACATCTGGTGGAGCGCAAAAATACGATATTTAACGATGGCGGTGACAAACTTGCTATCAGTTATGTATTGTCGGGCCTTGCATACAATAGTTTTTTCTCACAAACTGCAATAGGAAGACGTGCAGGGTCTCCACTGCACCAGGCTACAATATTTCTGATAATGAACATGCAGCAAAAAACATTCAAGTTTTGTATTCCAGATCTTGGCGACAGGGCAGAACAGAGGCCGGATCTTTTAATATTTGAATTACAAAGACGCAAGGCTTCAAAAGAAATAACGTATGATCCTCTGTATTGGTCTGAAAAAATAATTGCAGTAGAGGTAGAGATAGACCCAACAAAACATGAATCTCAGGTTGTTGAGAATTTCAGGAAAAACTTTGAACTTGGGTACGATGTATGGTTCATAGTTTTCTCAGACAAGCACAAACAGTATGTTGTAGATGCGATGAACAAGAATAACATTGCTAGGCAGTTTTATAATATCGCAATCATCATGCCTGATGTAGTAGGGCGACTTGGCAACATACATGACAATTTCATATCTTGCCTAACTGGGGAGGAACTTATGGTGTACAACATACTAAAAGGCAGTGGTACGGCACAGTCTATTGACTACAAAGCAGAATTTTCTGCATGTGATGTAATGAAGATTTTATGGAAACTTGAGCAAAATGGTGTGACAGAACGGGGCGGTATCGAGACCAAGAATGCAAAATTTGACTTGGAAGGAAAAAACATCGCCCAAGCCAAAAGGCAGGAATGTCTCATATCGCCAGGGAAAGACGAAAAACTCGGTGAAAACTTGGACTCTCATAATTTAGAAGCAGAGCAGAAAAATGACACGGCTGTATTATCCGATACAAAAGACAAGAAACCTGCAGGGTTTGATTTTTCAAAACTCAGCGATCGAGGATTAAAGGACTTGGTATTGGATCTAGAATGCGGAACCTTTGCAAAGACGCTTCTTGAAAATAGGGGAAACTATGTGTATGTGAAAAATGGCAAGGTAATAACAAGAAAAAAACAACGGTGA